Proteins found in one Serratia plymuthica genomic segment:
- a CDS encoding glycosyltransferase → MKLDDERLGLMRHDLFRADYEAWINNLKLAFVKYQRQRSPALLGQYRRGVGQLRAWLAEQGHLFDAAQCSSLFCVPTRQLAAQEKLLHRIWLGGAIPDDAREVISQWGDAQQAVRSTIADEWTGMLWVWDARQLKNEAYFTPAAEVKGGLLGEFDAGNHRLQVHSLSELAQKRVGGNLGFIHVLHDKRYYATLSDYFRFLILIEMGGMYMDIDTLPHRSATFFLLKPEVPDYLQLLPDGEVSHVSGLNLFLDETGMIIGRSGDRSLCKILAGLDRIHAAQTGDVPDKNPIYERKLFDAFYLLWSRHIGRTFLSHDSFCQDHGVHYDAVPQAVTCGIRGMRLLEDVITNERLPLGEEELRSYRQCIDRLEQVDWQLEQPMDLARHAEIFTVDEVPRMAYPAQIRSDIDHYHYYSVLSHDRALDRVNRLFGEYLIADNRRQIDEGHYWRPTVGAGDAVLPLSQGGLHFLPGCQADDADKTRMAKLIFATSYLEYCSAGNPAGMGLVSLQQAQNIDPYLDLITLAYDRCGAFVGFFTAASLDELYGVEASYLYRDEIKPLDEAYDGFVRTQCTEDDYFICSLAIESRFRGQGYFNPLFALIKQRAQQRRAKHIVLCVWQSSDACQIYLKQGFRVRGVFDDAWPIFFDRLLLLEYAL, encoded by the coding sequence ATGAAGCTTGATGACGAGCGTTTGGGATTGATGCGGCATGACCTGTTTCGCGCCGACTACGAGGCCTGGATTAATAATCTGAAGTTAGCGTTCGTGAAATATCAGCGCCAGCGTTCCCCGGCGTTGCTGGGGCAGTACCGGCGAGGGGTTGGCCAACTGCGGGCGTGGCTGGCTGAACAAGGGCATTTATTCGATGCCGCGCAGTGCTCCTCATTATTTTGCGTTCCTACGCGCCAGTTGGCCGCGCAGGAAAAATTGCTGCACCGCATTTGGCTGGGCGGCGCCATTCCAGACGATGCCAGAGAGGTTATCTCCCAATGGGGAGATGCGCAGCAGGCTGTTCGCAGCACAATCGCCGACGAATGGACCGGGATGCTCTGGGTATGGGATGCGCGGCAACTCAAAAACGAGGCGTATTTTACCCCTGCGGCGGAAGTGAAAGGCGGGCTGCTGGGGGAGTTCGATGCCGGCAACCACCGGTTGCAGGTGCATTCGCTGAGTGAACTGGCGCAAAAAAGGGTCGGCGGCAACCTGGGTTTTATCCACGTGCTCCATGATAAGCGCTATTACGCCACGCTTTCTGATTACTTTCGCTTTTTGATCCTGATTGAAATGGGCGGAATGTACATGGATATCGACACCCTTCCGCACCGTTCGGCGACGTTTTTCCTGCTGAAGCCGGAAGTGCCGGATTACCTTCAGCTCCTGCCCGATGGCGAAGTCAGCCACGTCAGCGGGTTGAATTTGTTTCTTGATGAAACCGGGATGATCATTGGCCGCAGCGGCGATAGGTCGCTGTGCAAAATATTGGCGGGCCTGGATCGGATCCATGCGGCGCAAACCGGTGACGTGCCGGATAAAAACCCCATCTATGAAAGAAAGTTGTTCGATGCGTTTTATCTGTTGTGGAGCCGCCACATTGGCAGGACTTTCCTCAGCCACGATAGTTTTTGCCAGGATCATGGGGTTCATTATGACGCTGTTCCGCAGGCGGTGACCTGCGGTATCCGCGGCATGCGCCTGTTGGAAGATGTGATCACCAATGAGAGGTTGCCGCTCGGGGAGGAGGAACTGCGCAGCTATCGGCAATGCATTGATCGGCTGGAGCAGGTGGATTGGCAGCTTGAGCAACCGATGGACCTGGCGCGCCATGCGGAAATATTTACCGTCGATGAGGTGCCGCGCATGGCCTATCCGGCGCAGATAAGGTCCGATATCGATCACTACCATTACTATTCGGTGCTGTCTCATGATCGCGCGCTGGATCGGGTGAACCGGCTTTTCGGCGAGTATTTGATAGCCGATAACCGACGGCAGATCGATGAGGGCCATTACTGGCGGCCAACCGTCGGCGCGGGCGATGCGGTATTGCCGCTATCGCAGGGCGGGTTGCATTTTCTGCCGGGGTGCCAGGCGGACGACGCGGACAAGACTCGCATGGCGAAGCTGATTTTTGCCACCAGCTACCTGGAGTATTGTTCCGCCGGCAACCCGGCCGGGATGGGTTTGGTCTCTCTGCAGCAGGCGCAAAATATCGACCCCTATCTGGACCTGATTACCCTGGCTTACGATCGGTGCGGGGCGTTTGTCGGATTTTTCACTGCGGCGAGTCTCGACGAGTTATATGGCGTTGAGGCGAGCTATCTATATCGCGATGAAATAAAGCCGCTGGATGAGGCCTACGACGGTTTTGTGCGAACGCAGTGCACGGAGGACGATTACTTTATCTGCAGCCTGGCCATCGAGAGCCGGTTTCGCGGGCAGGGCTATTTTAACCCGTTGTTTGCTCTGATTAAGCAGCGCGCGCAGCAGCGCCGGGCGAAACATATCGTGCTGTGCGTATGGCAAAGCAGCGATGCCTGCCAAATCTACTTGAAGCAAGGGTTCCGCGTTCGCGGCGTTTTCGACGATGCCTGGCCGATTTTCTTCGATCGGCTGCTGTTGCTTGAATATGCATTGTGA
- the fur gene encoding ferric iron uptake transcriptional regulator has protein sequence MTDNNTALKKAGLKVTLPRLKILEVLQNPECHHVSAEDLYKKLIDMGEEIGLATVYRVLNQFDDAGIVTRHNFEGGKSVFELTQQHHHDHLICLDCGKVIEFSDESIEVRQRDIAKQHGIKLTNHSLYLYGHCEIGDCREDDTLHDKK, from the coding sequence ATGACTGACAACAACACCGCATTGAAGAAGGCCGGCCTAAAAGTCACGCTTCCGCGACTCAAAATCCTGGAAGTACTGCAAAATCCGGAATGCCATCACGTCAGTGCGGAAGATTTGTACAAAAAACTGATCGACATGGGCGAAGAAATTGGCCTGGCGACGGTTTACCGCGTACTGAACCAGTTTGATGATGCCGGCATTGTAACCCGTCATAATTTCGAAGGCGGCAAGTCCGTGTTCGAATTGACCCAACAGCATCACCACGATCACCTGATTTGCCTGGACTGCGGCAAAGTGATCGAATTCAGCGATGAGTCTATCGAAGTGCGTCAGCGTGATATCGCCAAGCAGCATGGTATCAAGCTCACCAACCACAGCCTGTACCTGTATGGTCACTGTGAAATCGGTGATTGCCGCGAAGACGACACCTTGCACGACAAAAAATAA
- the fldA gene encoding flavodoxin FldA, which yields MANVGIFFGSDTGNTENIAKMIQKILQQQFGKEVSEIRDIAKSSKEDLEAFDILLLGIPTWYYGEAQCDWDDFFPTLEEIDFNGKLVALFGCGDQEDYAEYFCDAMGTIRDIIEPHGAAIVGHWPTKGYHFEASKGLADDNFFIGLAIDEDRQPELTNERVAAWVKQISEELSLADIVG from the coding sequence ATGGCTAATGTAGGCATTTTCTTTGGCAGCGACACTGGCAATACCGAAAACATTGCCAAGATGATCCAGAAAATTCTTCAGCAGCAGTTTGGCAAAGAGGTGTCGGAAATCCGCGACATCGCCAAAAGCAGCAAAGAGGATCTGGAAGCTTTCGACATTCTGCTGTTGGGTATTCCTACCTGGTACTACGGCGAAGCCCAGTGCGATTGGGATGATTTCTTCCCGACGCTGGAAGAAATTGATTTCAACGGCAAGCTGGTTGCGCTGTTCGGTTGTGGCGATCAGGAAGACTACGCGGAATATTTCTGTGATGCGATGGGCACCATCCGCGACATCATTGAGCCACACGGCGCCGCGATTGTCGGCCACTGGCCGACCAAGGGTTACCACTTCGAAGCATCGAAAGGTCTGGCGGACGACAATTTCTTCATCGGCCTGGCGATTGACGAAGATCGTCAACCGGAATTGACCAACGAACGCGTCGCAGCCTGGGTGAAGCAGATCAGCGAAGAACTGAGCCTGGCCGATATCGTCGGCTAA
- the ybfE gene encoding LexA regulated protein has product MAKEQTDRTTLDLFADERRPGRPKTNPLSRDEQLRINKRNQLRRDKVRGLRRVELKINADAVDALNKLAEQRNISRSELIEQMLLAQLADEQPEH; this is encoded by the coding sequence ATGGCAAAAGAACAAACGGATCGCACGACGCTGGATCTGTTCGCAGATGAACGCCGTCCGGGGCGCCCGAAAACCAACCCGCTATCCCGAGATGAACAGCTTAGAATCAATAAGCGTAATCAGCTTCGACGCGATAAAGTCCGTGGCTTACGGCGCGTGGAACTGAAAATCAACGCGGATGCGGTGGACGCCCTGAACAAACTGGCGGAACAGCGTAATATCAGCCGCAGCGAGCTTATTGAGCAAATGCTGCTGGCACAACTGGCGGATGAACAGCCGGAACATTGA
- the ybfF gene encoding esterase, which produces MNFAMKLHYQLLATESAALPVVLIHGLFGNLDNLGVLARDLNQRHSVIKVDLRNHGLSPRSAVMTYPEMAQDLLALFDELQLEKAIVIGHSMGGKAAMALTAIAPERVEKLIVIDVAPVDYRTRRHDEIFAALTAVSAAGITQRQQAAELMRSYLQEEGVIQFLLKSFHQGEWRFNLPVLIDQYENVTGWQEVPAWPHPTLFIRGGLSPYVQDSYREDIARQFPQARAHVVAGTGHWVHAEKPEAVLRAIHRFLGEA; this is translated from the coding sequence ATGAACTTCGCCATGAAATTACATTATCAACTGCTGGCCACCGAGTCCGCCGCCCTGCCGGTCGTGCTGATCCACGGGCTGTTCGGCAATCTGGACAACCTTGGCGTGCTGGCGCGCGATCTGAATCAACGGCACAGCGTGATTAAAGTCGATCTGCGCAACCACGGCCTTTCGCCGCGTTCTGCGGTAATGACCTATCCCGAGATGGCGCAGGACCTGCTGGCGCTGTTCGATGAGTTGCAGTTGGAGAAAGCGATTGTGATCGGCCACTCCATGGGCGGCAAAGCGGCGATGGCGCTGACGGCGATCGCCCCGGAACGGGTCGAAAAACTGATCGTTATCGACGTGGCGCCGGTGGATTACCGCACTCGTCGCCACGACGAGATTTTCGCCGCCTTAACAGCGGTGAGCGCGGCCGGCATCACTCAACGCCAGCAGGCGGCGGAATTGATGCGCAGCTACCTGCAAGAAGAAGGCGTGATCCAGTTTCTGCTGAAGTCCTTTCATCAGGGCGAGTGGCGCTTTAATCTGCCGGTGCTGATCGACCAATACGAAAACGTCACCGGCTGGCAGGAGGTTCCCGCATGGCCGCACCCGACGTTGTTTATCCGCGGCGGCCTGTCCCCCTACGTTCAGGACAGCTATCGTGAAGATATCGCGCGCCAGTTCCCGCAGGCGCGCGCGCACGTGGTTGCCGGCACGGGCCACTGGGTGCACGCGGAAAAACCGGAGGCGGTACTGCGTGCCATCCACCGTTTTCTCGGCGAAGCCTGA
- the seqA gene encoding replication initiation negative regulator SeqA encodes MKTIEVDEELYRYIASHTQHIGESASDILRRMLKFTAGQPLRVAPAASVQSAEQEKTVAAQRPRDRVRAVRELLLSDEYAEQSRAVNRFMLVLSTLYTLDAAGFAAATDALHGRTRTYFAGDQQTLLANGTHTKPKHVPGTPYWVITNTNTGRKRSMVEHIMQAMQFPAELTDKVCGTI; translated from the coding sequence ATGAAAACTATTGAAGTCGACGAAGAGCTTTACCGCTATATTGCCAGCCACACGCAACATATTGGTGAGAGCGCGTCCGATATTTTACGCCGTATGTTGAAGTTTACCGCAGGCCAGCCATTGCGCGTCGCGCCTGCCGCCAGTGTTCAGAGCGCCGAGCAGGAAAAAACCGTCGCCGCGCAGCGTCCTCGCGATCGTGTGCGCGCGGTGCGCGAGCTGTTGTTGTCGGACGAATATGCCGAACAGAGCAGAGCGGTTAATCGTTTTATGCTGGTGCTTTCGACCTTGTATACCCTCGATGCGGCGGGTTTTGCCGCAGCGACCGATGCATTGCATGGCCGCACCCGCACCTATTTTGCCGGCGATCAACAAACCCTGCTGGCGAACGGAACGCATACCAAGCCAAAGCACGTTCCGGGTACGCCTTACTGGGTGATCACCAATACCAATACCGGTCGTAAACGCAGCATGGTTGAGCACATCATGCAGGCTATGCAGTTCCCTGCGGAACTGACAGATAAAGTTTGCGGCACTATCTAA